The Vicia villosa cultivar HV-30 ecotype Madison, WI linkage group LG1, Vvil1.0, whole genome shotgun sequence genome includes a region encoding these proteins:
- the LOC131642475 gene encoding uncharacterized protein LOC131642475: MAIKINSIGVQGWGDMRSLTVQFITGRWFVVFASFLIMAAAGATYMFALYSGDIKDALGYDQSTLNLLSFFKDFGANVGILAGLVNEIYPPWVVLTIGAVLNFFGYFMIWLSVTKKIATPKVWQMCLYICIGANSQSFANTGSLVTCVKNFPESRGAVLGILKGYVGLSGAIITQLYFAFYFNDSKSLILLIGWLPAAVSFAFLRTIRYMKPVRQVNEIKVFYNFLYISLGLAGFLLAMIVIEKETTFSQGEYGFSAAVVIFLLLLPLVVVFIEENKIWLSKKLALVDSSPVKIVTEGEIAETEKVNAVHPVSTSPPKKDPRWFEDVFNPPARGEDYTILQALFSIDMLILFIACISGVGGALTAIDNLSQIGTSLRYPKKSISTFVSLVSIWNYLGRVFSGFVSEYVLVKYKFPRPLMLTLILFISCIGHLLIAFDVPNGLYAASVIIGFCFGAQWPLLFAIISELFGLKYYATLYNFGSVASPLGLYVLNVMITGHLYDKEGKKQLVARGETRREGQQLNCVGVECFKMSFIIITAATFIGAVVSLILVARTRKFYKGDIYKKFRDEAEMVEVKNKEGAKVDQPHVVTT; the protein is encoded by the coding sequence ATGGCGATTAAAATCAACTCCATTGGTGTTCAGGGTTGGGGCGACATGAGGAGTCTCACCGTCCAGTTCATAACTGGACGATGGTTCGTCGTGTTCGCCTCCTTTTTAATCATGGCTGCCGCCGGAGCCACGTACATGTTCGCCTTATACTCCGGCGACATAAAAGATGCACTTGGCTATGACCAAAGCACACTAAATCTTCTATCTTTCTTCAAAGATTTTGGTGCTAATGTTGGTATCCTTGCAGGACTAGTCAACGAAATATATCCACCTTGGGTAGTTCTAACCATTGGTGCTGTTCTCAATTTCTTTGGCTACTTCATGATTTGGTTATCCGTGACCAAAAAAATAGCAACACCAAAAGTTTGGCAAATGTGTCTTTACATTTGCATTGGTGCAAACTCTCAGTCTTTTGCAAACACCGGTTCACTTGTTACTTGTGTGAAGAATTTCCCCGAATCTCGCGGCGCGGTTTTGGGAATTCTTAAAGGCTATGTTGGTCTCAGTGGCGCTATCATAACTCAGCTTTACTTTGCTTTTTATTTTAATGACTCCAAATCTTTGATTTTGTTAATAGGCTGGCTTCCGGCCGCTGTTTCCTTCGCGTTTCTTCGAACCATTCGATACATGAAACCTGTTCGACAAGTTAACGAGATTAAGGTTTTTTATAATTTCTTGTATATTTCTCTTGGTCTTGCTGGTTTTTTGTTGGCCATGATTGTCATAGAGAAGGAGACTACTTTCTCACAGGGTGAGTATGGTTTTAGCGCTGCAGTGGTTATTTTCTTGCTTCTTCTTCCTCTTGTTGTTGTTTTCATTGAAGAGAACAAGATTTGGCTGAGTAAGAAACTTGCTTTGGTTGATTCTTCGCCGGTGAAAATAGTGACAGAAGGTGAAATTGCGGAAACTGAAAAAGTCAACGCTGTTCATCCAGTTTCAACTTCACCTCCAAAGAAAGATCCAAGATGGTTTGAAGATGTGTTTAATCCACCAGCAAGAGGTGAGGATTATACAATTCTTCAAGCACTTTTCAGCATAGACATGTTGATACTATTTATCGCGTGTATCTCGGGTGTTGGTGGAGCGTTGACAGCGATAGATAATCTTAGTCAGATAGGAACATCGCTTCGATATCCGAAGAAAAGCATAAGTACTTTCGTGTCATTAGTAAGTATATGGAATTATCTAGGACGAGTTTTCTCAGGATTTGTTTCGGAATATGTTCTAGTTAAGTACAAATTTCCTCGTCCTCTAATGCTTACTTTGATTCTCTTCATCTCTTGTATTGGCCATCTTCTGATAGCGTTTGATGTTCCGAATGGTCTCTACGCAGCATCTGTGATTATTGGATTTTGTTTTGGCGCGCAATGGCCATTACTTTTCGCGATAATTTCAGAACTTTTTGGACTTAAATATTACGCAACTTTGTATAATTTCGGAAGTGTAGCGAGTCCTCTTGGGTTATATGTTCTTAATGTGATGATCACGGGTCATTTGTATGACAAAGAAGGTAAAAAACAATTGGTCGCGCGCGGAGAAACAAGACGAGAAGGACAACAATTGAATTGTGTTGGTGTTGAATGTTTCAAAATGTCTTTCATTATTATTACAGCTGCAACTTTTATAGGTGCTGTGGTTTCACTTATTTTAGTGGCTAGAACAAGAAAGTTTTACAAAGGGGACATATACAAGAAGTTTAGAGATGAAGCTGAAATGGTGGAGGTAAAGAACAAGGAAGGTGCCAAAGTTGATCAACCACATGTGGTAACAACTTAG